In Thermodesulfobacteriota bacterium, the following proteins share a genomic window:
- the dsrA gene encoding dissimilatory-type sulfite reductase subunit alpha has translation MPKHDTPLLDQLESGPWPSFVTDLKRQAKTKDQCWDILGQVELSYKDRVTHWKHGGIVGVFGYGGGVIGRYSDVPAKFPGVAHFHTVRVNQPSSKFYSTKCLLDVIEMWDRRGSGMFNMHGSTGDMVLLGTTTDQLEDIFWELTHNMNMDLGGSGGNLRTPSCCLGRARCEWGCYDTQAACHNITNTYQDELHRPAFPYKFKIKFSGCPNDCVAAIARSDFAVIGTWRDDIRIDQAAVAKYVSGEYVPNGGAHAGRDWGKFDIKAEVIDLCPTGCMSMEGGQLKIDNAECTRCMHCLNAMPRALRPGKDQGATILIGAKAPILEGAQIATMIVPFIKMEGEFEEMKALVEKCWDWWMEEGKNRERIGESIQRIGLPTFLKIMGVEPLPQHTKEPRSNPYVFWKDEEVEGGFDRDVKAFRQRHAM, from the coding sequence ATGCCAAAGCATGACACGCCCCTGTTGGATCAGCTGGAAAGCGGTCCGTGGCCAAGCTTTGTCACGGACCTGAAGCGGCAAGCCAAGACGAAGGATCAGTGCTGGGATATCCTCGGCCAGGTGGAGCTGTCCTACAAGGACCGGGTCACCCACTGGAAGCACGGCGGCATCGTGGGCGTCTTCGGTTACGGCGGCGGCGTCATCGGCCGGTATTCGGACGTGCCGGCCAAGTTCCCCGGCGTCGCCCATTTTCACACCGTGCGCGTCAACCAGCCCTCCTCCAAGTTCTACAGCACCAAGTGTCTGCTGGACGTGATCGAGATGTGGGATCGCCGGGGCTCCGGCATGTTCAACATGCACGGCTCCACCGGTGATATGGTCCTCCTGGGCACCACCACCGATCAGCTGGAAGACATCTTCTGGGAGCTGACCCACAACATGAACATGGACCTGGGCGGCTCCGGCGGCAACCTGCGGACCCCGTCCTGCTGCCTGGGCCGCGCCCGTTGCGAGTGGGGCTGCTATGACACCCAGGCAGCCTGCCACAACATCACCAACACCTACCAGGACGAGCTGCACCGCCCGGCCTTCCCGTACAAGTTCAAGATCAAGTTCTCCGGTTGCCCCAACGACTGCGTGGCGGCTATCGCCCGTTCCGACTTTGCGGTCATCGGCACCTGGCGGGACGACATCCGCATCGATCAGGCCGCGGTGGCCAAGTATGTGTCCGGCGAGTACGTGCCGAACGGCGGCGCCCACGCGGGCCGCGACTGGGGCAAGTTCGACATCAAGGCCGAGGTGATCGATCTGTGTCCCACCGGCTGCATGTCCATGGAAGGCGGCCAGCTCAAGATCGACAACGCCGAGTGCACCCGCTGCATGCACTGCCTGAACGCCATGCCTCGGGCCCTGCGCCCGGGCAAGGACCAGGGCGCTACCATCCTGATCGGCGCCAAGGCCCCTATCCTCGAGGGCGCCCAGATTGCCACCATGATCGTGCCCTTCATCAAGATGGAGGGTGAGTTCGAGGAGATGAAGGCCCTGGTGGAGAAGTGCTGGGACTGGTGGATGGAAGAAGGCAAGAACCGGGAGCGGATCGGCGAATCCATCCAGCGCATCGGCCTGCCCACCTTCCTCAAGATCATGGGCGTCGAGCCCCTGCCGCAGCATACCAAAGAGCCGCGCTCCAACCCCTACGTCTTCTGGAAGGACGAAGAGGTCGAGGGTGGGTTCGATCGGGATGTCAAGGCGTTCCGCCAGCGGCACGCCATGTGA
- the dsrB gene encoding dissimilatory-type sulfite reductase subunit beta codes for MGYDPANPLKDRITDIGPPHYEQFFPPVIKKNYGKWLYHEIVKPGVLKHVAESGDECYTARVACARLISGELMRDYCKIADDHCDGFLRFTTRNNVEFMVDNAAKVQPLLDALAKHGQMPVGGTGAGVTNIVHTQGWVHCHTPATDASGVVKAVMDELFPYFTSMTLPAQVRVALACCLNMCGAVHCSDIAILGVHRKPPMIDHERIGGVCEIPLAIAACPLGAIKPKTEELESGEKVKSVTVNNDKCMFCGNCYTMCPAMPLADPEGDGIAILVGGKISNRRSTPKFSKLVIPFLPNNPPRWPETVAAVKGILEVYAKDAKKYERVGEWAERIGWERFYEKCNIPFSDKSIDDYRLAYDTWRTTTQFKFTSHIK; via the coding sequence ATGGGCTATGATCCAGCCAATCCGTTGAAGGATAGAATCACCGACATCGGCCCCCCGCACTACGAGCAGTTTTTTCCGCCGGTCATCAAGAAGAATTACGGCAAGTGGCTCTACCACGAGATCGTCAAGCCCGGTGTCCTGAAGCACGTCGCCGAGTCCGGTGACGAGTGCTACACCGCGCGGGTGGCCTGCGCCCGCCTCATCTCCGGCGAGCTGATGCGGGACTACTGCAAGATCGCCGACGACCATTGCGACGGCTTCCTGCGCTTCACCACCCGGAACAACGTCGAGTTCATGGTGGACAACGCCGCCAAGGTCCAGCCTCTGCTGGACGCCCTGGCCAAGCACGGCCAGATGCCGGTGGGTGGCACCGGTGCCGGTGTGACCAACATCGTCCACACCCAGGGCTGGGTGCACTGCCACACCCCGGCTACTGACGCTTCTGGTGTGGTCAAGGCGGTGATGGACGAGCTGTTCCCGTACTTCACCAGCATGACCCTGCCGGCTCAGGTGCGGGTTGCCCTGGCCTGCTGCCTCAACATGTGTGGCGCTGTGCACTGCTCGGACATCGCCATCCTGGGCGTACACCGCAAGCCGCCCATGATCGACCACGAGCGGATCGGTGGCGTCTGTGAGATTCCGCTCGCCATCGCTGCCTGCCCGCTGGGCGCCATCAAGCCGAAGACCGAGGAGTTGGAGAGCGGCGAGAAGGTCAAGTCGGTGACCGTCAACAACGACAAGTGCATGTTCTGCGGCAACTGCTACACCATGTGCCCGGCCATGCCCCTGGCTGATCCGGAAGGTGACGGCATCGCCATCCTGGTGGGCGGCAAGATCTCCAACCGCCGCTCGACACCGAAGTTCTCGAAGCTGGTCATCCCATTCCTGCCCAACAACCCGCCCCGCTGGCCGGAGACGGTGGCCGCGGTCAAGGGTATCCTTGAGGTCTATGCCAAGGACGCCAAGAAGTACGAGCGGGTTGGCGAGTGGGCCGAGCGGATCGGCTGGGAGCGGTTCTACGAGAAGTGCAACATCCCGTTCTCCGACAAGTCCATCGATGATTACCGCTTGGCCTATGACACCTGGCGGACCACCACCCAGTTCAAGTTCACCAGCCACATCAAGTAG
- a CDS encoding dissimilatory sulfite reductase D family protein — protein METLKQQLLDYATKAAKPQLYLKDLQKANADASPREVKNAANALVKDGKMSYWSSGSSTMYAVKGRAKDEEVRGT, from the coding sequence ATGGAAACCCTGAAGCAGCAGCTCTTGGACTACGCCACCAAGGCTGCGAAGCCGCAGCTCTATCTCAAGGACCTGCAGAAGGCCAATGCCGATGCCTCGCCTCGGGAGGTGAAGAATGCGGCCAACGCCCTGGTGAAGGACGGCAAGATGTCCTACTGGTCCAGCGGCAGCTCGACGATGTACGCCGTGAAGGGGCGCGCCAAGGACGAGGAGGTCCGAGGCACCTGA
- a CDS encoding YkgJ family cysteine cluster protein, which yields MNVVPPSADTGCQRCGTCCRKGGPTLHRQDRPILLAGHIRYDHLVTVRAGEPAIDPTSNRSAPVAREFVRLSGRGPDWACPFLTDPGAVCSIYEVRPLECRLLECWAPEQMTAVMGQDTLTRADLINPADPILDLIQAHDQACPAGRVVFLAAQAQAGGVDAAAALEELGLLASRDLAFRQEAAAQFDLSVGRELFVFGRPLFKIACAHGLTVQETPDGLVFHVSPPPAV from the coding sequence ATGAACGTCGTCCCCCCCAGCGCCGACACCGGCTGCCAGCGTTGCGGCACCTGCTGCCGCAAGGGCGGCCCGACCTTGCACCGCCAGGACCGGCCGATCCTCCTGGCCGGCCACATCCGCTACGATCACCTGGTCACCGTCCGGGCGGGCGAGCCGGCCATTGATCCGACCAGCAACCGCTCCGCTCCCGTGGCACGGGAATTCGTCCGTCTCTCCGGCCGCGGCCCGGACTGGGCCTGCCCCTTTCTCACCGATCCGGGCGCGGTGTGCTCCATCTATGAGGTGCGGCCCCTGGAGTGCCGGCTCCTGGAATGCTGGGCCCCGGAGCAGATGACCGCAGTGATGGGCCAGGACACCCTGACCAGGGCCGACCTCATCAACCCCGCCGACCCGATCCTGGATCTCATCCAGGCCCACGATCAGGCCTGCCCGGCCGGTCGGGTGGTGTTTCTCGCCGCCCAGGCCCAGGCGGGTGGCGTCGACGCGGCTGCCGCCCTGGAGGAGTTGGGCCTCCTGGCCAGCCGGGACCTGGCGTTCCGCCAGGAGGCCGCCGCTCAGTTCGACCTCTCTGTGGGCCGGGAGCTGTTCGTCTTCGGCCGTCCCCTGTTCAAGATCGCCTGCGCCCACGGCCTCACCGTCCAGGAGACCCCGGACGGCCTGGTTTTCCACGTCTCGCCGCCCCCCGCCGTCTGA
- a CDS encoding tetratricopeptide repeat protein yields MTDGTVDAPPAADPIVEAAKADLAAGQAFLAKNNLGQAASALDQALRGYRQAGDHAGIANVLVRLAEVATRGGQHDQALEHLQQALRICAAEKDAMSCLYVQQRQAACLRALDRTAEATAVYLEMLDTHSGHNNPGGAVEVLVSLAETYAEAGDTAKAADAYRTAASIHRNFRHQRTAEELLQRAAALETGAWAPPVPGT; encoded by the coding sequence ATGACCGACGGGACCGTTGACGCCCCCCCCGCCGCCGACCCGATCGTCGAAGCGGCCAAGGCCGATCTCGCAGCCGGCCAGGCTTTCCTGGCCAAGAACAATCTGGGCCAGGCGGCCAGCGCTCTGGACCAGGCCCTTCGGGGCTACCGCCAAGCGGGCGACCACGCCGGGATCGCCAATGTCCTGGTCCGGCTGGCCGAGGTCGCCACCAGGGGCGGCCAGCACGACCAGGCCCTGGAGCATCTCCAGCAGGCCTTGCGCATCTGCGCCGCGGAAAAGGATGCCATGAGCTGTCTCTATGTGCAGCAGCGACAAGCCGCCTGCCTCCGGGCCCTGGACCGTACTGCCGAGGCTACAGCCGTCTACCTGGAGATGCTCGACACGCATAGCGGTCACAACAACCCGGGCGGCGCGGTGGAGGTTCTGGTCAGCCTGGCGGAGACCTACGCCGAAGCCGGTGATACCGCCAAGGCCGCCGACGCCTACCGGACCGCCGCCTCGATCCATCGAAACTTCCGCCACCAGCGCACCGCCGAAGAGCTGCTGCAGCGGGCGGCTGCCCTGGAGACCGGCGCCTGGGCGCCCCCAGTCCCCGGAACCTGA